A section of the Ornithinimicrobium sufpigmenti genome encodes:
- a CDS encoding P-loop NTPase fold protein translates to MVDPLQGQDVPVTTLIDRMLDLHGDDYLGAGSWASPAWPPDTLVQSTDRWMTELGTLLPGARIFGRIALVGWCLLDDRVASAAQSSGVLSGVAGSVYPDLRAFFHETGLLLLRRRAPLAALAAGELAPVLELRGIPEAGAITHLALGSAATMPVGSIGTWAAAAGGQVFLGHQEQSRRVLPEEVTDTVLALAFSGSGRLHAVSRHNLYRIDPISLQLTTVEGWPSASAAAVDPRGVVVADEKEVYWAVADAGDAVSLGAPPGVHASQVATAASRVAVLTEGEIFVTRVDSVTSTWSKLANNNELDVRLTATPDHVYDVTAEGHLRCIPWKEDLQDRHPTWSWDVVELGQPQLCTATGQTLAAFASEDRVTILAGPKVVASFRPDLDEGQSLRSVGLSYDGSVLAVSMSPPGLRFWRIDSAPEVRLSSYTPDTPEGQDLLAIKPTVDALAAILVAKAVQPPVAIGLFGEWGSGKTFFMKQLEARIQELSDDARWSGRTQRSLWAWRNVTQVSFNAWHYAAADVWAGLLEHLVRVLAQPRTPGGTDLRLPDELASLQQRRVATLASALDTATHSGQAVQEARALEAAAIENHERTEQELGKAQEKLRRLQSPNLADVAGRQSVDRLRSALEAADLPVAAELGQTIQDIKEARAATQSAIGLLARGNRRRLLAGLLIAWVLGVGATLLLDRLDFQWGPAVGLVTAILGAVGVAARWITAAAAQVVSEAGRYDDAEQAARTVEAELSRQLTDSEVRVEELTREVTLREEQRRAAQHQLEQARASVVSATPGALLMEYLEGRATEGDYRAQLGLIGTVRSDLQLISDAINQHNVTVNGQADTPPDDVVNRIVLYIDDLDRCRPEVVVKVLEAVSMLLTFPMFVVVVAVDAQWISRSLAKVYPEMLSGGDVTPDHYLEKIFQLPVWLSRPSDDAASAMARVLLGAPAPSAPLHRPTENRIHAAVNTSEGTTAYQSSTAPERGPRPLGRHQSRIGVSTSPPTSVILDASESAGLQELAPLVSRSPRALKRFINTYRVLKALVPLTHLTEARLILAVATSRPALGERLLQGIIRAQEPTLGDLVKTWPPDDQAWMEASIPASYRTWPQWRCANLQAVVREVRRFVFHVEPVDRSTAAG, encoded by the coding sequence GTGGTCGACCCCCTCCAGGGCCAGGACGTGCCGGTGACGACGCTCATCGACCGGATGCTCGACCTGCACGGAGACGACTATCTGGGGGCTGGGAGCTGGGCGTCTCCCGCCTGGCCGCCGGACACCCTGGTGCAGTCCACCGACCGGTGGATGACGGAGCTTGGGACACTGCTGCCCGGTGCTCGGATCTTCGGCCGGATCGCCCTGGTGGGGTGGTGTCTGCTGGACGACCGGGTGGCCTCAGCGGCCCAGTCGAGCGGCGTCCTGTCCGGCGTGGCCGGGTCGGTCTACCCCGACCTCCGAGCGTTCTTCCACGAAACGGGCTTGCTCCTCCTGCGCCGCCGAGCACCGCTGGCCGCCCTGGCCGCGGGCGAGCTGGCTCCAGTCCTGGAGCTCAGGGGAATCCCGGAGGCTGGGGCGATCACGCACCTGGCCCTGGGCTCGGCGGCCACCATGCCGGTGGGTTCGATCGGTACGTGGGCCGCGGCCGCGGGTGGTCAGGTCTTCCTGGGCCACCAGGAGCAGTCGCGCCGTGTCCTACCGGAGGAGGTGACGGACACTGTCCTCGCACTCGCCTTCTCGGGGTCCGGCCGGCTGCACGCGGTGTCCCGCCACAACCTCTACCGCATCGACCCGATCTCTCTGCAGCTCACCACCGTCGAGGGATGGCCGAGCGCGTCGGCCGCAGCAGTGGACCCACGCGGAGTGGTTGTCGCGGACGAGAAGGAGGTGTACTGGGCGGTGGCCGACGCCGGGGACGCCGTGTCTCTCGGCGCGCCGCCGGGCGTCCATGCGTCCCAGGTCGCCACCGCTGCGTCGCGGGTAGCCGTCCTCACCGAGGGTGAGATCTTCGTGACGAGGGTGGACAGCGTCACCAGCACGTGGAGCAAACTCGCAAACAACAACGAGCTGGACGTGCGCCTCACAGCGACGCCCGACCACGTCTACGACGTCACGGCCGAAGGACACCTGCGCTGCATCCCTTGGAAGGAGGACCTCCAGGACCGGCATCCCACGTGGTCCTGGGACGTGGTGGAGCTCGGGCAACCGCAGCTGTGCACCGCCACCGGGCAAACGCTGGCGGCCTTCGCCTCGGAGGACCGGGTCACGATACTGGCGGGACCGAAGGTGGTCGCCAGCTTCCGACCCGACCTCGATGAGGGCCAAAGCCTCCGATCTGTCGGTCTCAGCTACGACGGATCCGTGCTTGCCGTCTCCATGTCCCCGCCGGGCCTTCGCTTCTGGCGGATCGACAGCGCCCCGGAGGTCCGCCTGAGCAGCTACACCCCCGACACTCCCGAGGGGCAGGACCTGCTGGCGATCAAACCCACGGTCGACGCCCTCGCCGCCATCCTCGTGGCCAAGGCGGTCCAACCACCGGTTGCCATCGGGCTCTTCGGTGAGTGGGGCTCGGGCAAGACCTTCTTCATGAAACAGCTGGAAGCGCGCATCCAGGAGCTCAGCGACGACGCTCGATGGTCCGGTCGAACCCAGCGGTCGTTGTGGGCCTGGCGCAACGTCACGCAGGTGAGCTTCAACGCCTGGCACTACGCGGCTGCCGACGTGTGGGCGGGTCTGCTCGAGCATCTCGTACGGGTGCTGGCACAGCCACGCACGCCGGGCGGCACCGACCTTCGGCTCCCGGACGAGCTGGCGTCCCTGCAGCAGCGACGGGTGGCCACGCTGGCGTCGGCGCTCGATACCGCCACGCACTCCGGACAGGCTGTTCAGGAGGCCCGAGCACTGGAGGCAGCCGCCATCGAGAACCATGAGCGCACCGAGCAGGAGCTGGGGAAGGCACAGGAGAAGTTGCGGCGGCTGCAGTCGCCGAACCTCGCCGACGTGGCGGGGCGGCAGTCAGTTGACCGGCTGCGGAGCGCGCTGGAAGCCGCAGACCTGCCCGTCGCTGCCGAACTAGGTCAGACGATCCAGGACATCAAGGAGGCACGGGCCGCGACGCAGAGTGCGATCGGACTCCTGGCCCGCGGCAACCGGCGTCGGCTCCTGGCTGGTCTGCTCATCGCCTGGGTGCTCGGAGTGGGCGCCACACTGCTGCTCGACCGGCTCGATTTCCAGTGGGGCCCCGCAGTTGGCCTGGTCACGGCGATCCTGGGTGCCGTCGGAGTGGCGGCCCGGTGGATCACCGCAGCAGCGGCCCAGGTCGTGAGCGAAGCAGGCAGGTATGACGACGCCGAGCAGGCGGCGAGGACGGTCGAGGCCGAGCTCAGTCGGCAACTGACGGACTCCGAGGTGAGAGTGGAGGAACTGACGCGGGAGGTAACCCTCCGCGAGGAGCAGCGAAGAGCGGCGCAGCATCAGCTCGAGCAGGCCCGGGCGAGCGTCGTCAGCGCCACGCCAGGGGCCCTGCTCATGGAGTATCTGGAGGGGCGCGCTACAGAGGGTGATTACCGGGCACAGCTCGGACTGATCGGCACGGTGCGCAGCGACCTGCAACTCATCTCGGACGCGATCAACCAGCACAACGTCACGGTGAACGGGCAGGCGGACACCCCACCGGATGATGTGGTGAACCGCATCGTGCTCTACATCGACGACCTAGACCGTTGCCGCCCTGAGGTGGTCGTCAAGGTGCTCGAGGCCGTGTCGATGCTCCTGACCTTTCCGATGTTCGTCGTCGTCGTCGCCGTGGATGCTCAGTGGATCTCACGGTCGCTGGCGAAGGTCTACCCCGAGATGCTCTCCGGCGGAGACGTCACGCCGGACCACTATCTGGAGAAGATCTTTCAGCTGCCGGTCTGGCTGTCTCGCCCCTCCGACGACGCGGCCTCCGCCATGGCGCGCGTCCTGCTCGGGGCACCGGCTCCCTCGGCACCGCTCCACCGGCCCACGGAGAACCGGATTCACGCTGCAGTGAACACGTCGGAGGGCACGACGGCATACCAGTCCAGCACCGCCCCGGAACGCGGACCGCGCCCGCTCGGCCGGCACCAGTCCAGGATCGGGGTGTCCACGTCCCCACCGACGAGCGTGATCCTGGACGCGTCCGAGTCAGCTGGGCTCCAGGAGTTGGCTCCCTTGGTGTCCCGCTCACCGCGCGCACTCAAACGATTCATCAACACCTACCGGGTCCTCAAGGCCCTCGTGCCGCTGACCCACCTCACGGAGGCGCGGCTCATCCTGGCAGTCGCCACGAGCCGTCCTGCGCTGGGAGAACGCTTGCTGCAAGGCATCATCAGGGCGCAGGAGCCAACTCTCGGGGACCTGGTGAAGACGTGGCCCCCGGACGACCAGGCGTGGATGGAAGCCTCGATCCCCGCCAGCTACCGCACGTGGCCGCAGTGGCGCTGCGCCAACCTGCAAGCCGTTGTCAGAGAGGTGCGGCGCTTCGTCTTTCACGTCGAGCCGGTGGACCGTTCCACGGCAGCTGGTTGA
- a CDS encoding NERD domain-containing protein produces MAARLIPADPVFPNNVEREVCERLVRNLRDEDVVLANPRLTDHEQDHEADLVVLMHGAGVVVVEVKGGSVSVDDQGRWWQHGGGTREIDPVRQARQFKHTARKYVQDDPRWAASSRGRVRWAHTVVTPYSPVADDFALPDCGREMIHGRDDQQRLAQRIRAVTETQETHHRVPTPDDVDLVAEILSGRSLMGRDVVAEADDREARADRLTQEQAKILEVTRLLHRVEVRGGAGSGKTVLAMTQAKQLTRGFKEQKGRRVALLCYSIGLGEWFKRTLEGEHRKSRPAFVGRFEELGREWGLEIDADRNDSEFWEKELPARMAERARGLPEGRKFDAIIVDEAQDFAEDWWVPLLAALKDPEEGGLFVYSDENQKVFARFGRPPVQLVPLVLDHNLRNTRQIAESFSPLAPMRMRSLGGDGPEVRFVQAAPDEALGVADDEVDRLLDAGWRPEDVALITTGSRRPEQNSRQEDLGQEGYWRTFWEDDDVFYGHVLGCKGLERRAVVLCVNEDGTRDRSKERLYVGLSRATDELVVVGDAEVLRAAGGGEIARRLDL; encoded by the coding sequence GTGGCTGCTCGACTCATCCCGGCCGACCCGGTCTTCCCGAACAACGTCGAGCGGGAGGTGTGCGAGCGGCTGGTGCGCAACCTGCGGGACGAGGACGTCGTGCTGGCCAACCCGCGGCTGACCGACCACGAGCAGGACCACGAGGCCGACCTCGTCGTGCTGATGCACGGCGCGGGCGTCGTGGTGGTCGAGGTCAAGGGCGGCAGCGTGAGCGTCGACGACCAGGGGCGGTGGTGGCAGCACGGCGGCGGGACCCGGGAGATCGACCCGGTCCGGCAGGCAAGGCAGTTCAAGCACACCGCGCGCAAGTACGTCCAGGACGACCCACGGTGGGCCGCCTCGTCACGCGGCAGGGTGCGATGGGCGCACACGGTCGTGACGCCATACAGCCCTGTCGCGGACGACTTCGCCCTGCCCGACTGCGGCCGGGAGATGATCCACGGCCGGGACGACCAGCAGCGCCTGGCGCAGCGGATCCGTGCGGTCACCGAGACGCAGGAGACTCACCACCGCGTGCCCACCCCTGACGATGTCGACCTGGTCGCCGAGATCCTCAGCGGCCGCAGCCTCATGGGCAGGGACGTGGTGGCCGAAGCCGACGACCGCGAGGCGCGGGCAGACCGGCTCACCCAGGAGCAGGCCAAGATCCTCGAGGTCACCCGGCTGCTCCACCGCGTGGAGGTGCGTGGCGGCGCAGGCAGCGGCAAGACGGTGCTGGCGATGACCCAGGCCAAGCAGCTCACCCGCGGTTTCAAGGAGCAGAAGGGCAGGCGGGTGGCGCTGCTGTGCTACTCGATCGGTTTGGGGGAGTGGTTCAAGAGGACCCTCGAGGGGGAGCACCGCAAGTCGCGGCCGGCCTTCGTCGGGCGGTTCGAGGAGCTCGGCCGCGAGTGGGGCCTGGAGATCGACGCCGACCGCAACGACTCCGAGTTCTGGGAGAAGGAGCTGCCGGCGCGGATGGCCGAGCGGGCACGGGGGCTGCCGGAGGGCAGGAAGTTCGACGCGATCATCGTCGACGAGGCACAGGACTTCGCCGAGGACTGGTGGGTCCCGCTGCTCGCCGCGCTGAAGGACCCCGAGGAGGGTGGGCTGTTCGTCTACTCCGACGAGAACCAGAAGGTCTTCGCTCGGTTCGGGCGCCCGCCCGTCCAGCTTGTCCCGCTCGTGCTCGACCACAACCTGCGCAACACCCGGCAGATCGCGGAGAGCTTCAGCCCGCTGGCGCCGATGCGGATGCGCAGCCTGGGCGGGGACGGGCCGGAGGTGCGCTTCGTGCAGGCTGCGCCCGACGAGGCACTCGGCGTTGCTGACGACGAGGTCGACCGGCTCCTCGACGCCGGCTGGCGGCCCGAGGACGTCGCGCTCATCACGACCGGCAGCCGGCGCCCGGAGCAGAACTCCCGTCAGGAAGACCTCGGCCAGGAGGGCTACTGGCGCACCTTCTGGGAGGACGACGACGTCTTCTACGGCCACGTGCTGGGCTGCAAGGGCCTCGAACGTCGCGCCGTCGTGCTCTGCGTCAACGAGGACGGCACCCGCGACCGGTCCAAGGAGCGGCTCTACGTGGGTCTGTCCCGGGCGACCGACGAGCTGGTCGTCGTCGGCGACGCCGAGGTGCTTCGGGCGGCAGGCGGCGGAGAGATCGCCAGGCGGCTCGACCTGTAG
- a CDS encoding LLM class F420-dependent oxidoreductase, translating to MTDIRFGYTLMTEQAGPKELVRFAVAAEEAGFDFEVSSDHYFPWLSAQGHSPYAWTVLGAVAHATQRVGLMTYVTCPTMRYHPAVVAQKAATLQILADGRFTLGLGSGENLNEHVVGQGWPTVGTRQEMLAEAIEVIRALHTGDLVEHRGEYFDVPSARVWDLPEDGVEIAVAVGGEEAIARFAPLADHLIATEPSSEYFEQWNATDGAPRIGQGGPARAIGQIPICWDPDEQRAVERAHEQFRWFAGGWAVNADLPTTAGFAGATQFVRPEDVAEQIPCGPDLDAIVEAVKPYWEAGFTDIALVQVGGESQDQFLAECAEPLLDKLRTAAG from the coding sequence ATGACTGACATCCGTTTCGGCTACACCCTGATGACCGAGCAGGCCGGCCCCAAGGAGCTGGTGCGCTTCGCCGTCGCCGCCGAGGAGGCCGGCTTCGACTTCGAGGTGAGCAGCGACCACTACTTCCCCTGGCTCTCGGCCCAGGGCCACTCCCCCTACGCCTGGACGGTGCTTGGCGCGGTCGCGCACGCCACGCAGCGGGTGGGGCTGATGACCTACGTGACCTGCCCGACCATGCGCTACCACCCTGCCGTGGTGGCGCAGAAGGCGGCCACGCTGCAGATCCTGGCCGACGGCCGGTTCACCCTGGGCCTGGGGAGCGGGGAGAACCTCAACGAGCACGTCGTGGGCCAGGGGTGGCCGACCGTCGGCACCCGCCAGGAGATGCTCGCGGAGGCCATCGAGGTCATCCGGGCCCTGCACACCGGCGACCTGGTCGAGCACCGGGGTGAGTACTTCGACGTGCCCTCGGCCCGGGTCTGGGACCTGCCCGAGGATGGGGTCGAGATCGCCGTCGCCGTCGGCGGTGAGGAGGCCATCGCCAGGTTCGCGCCGCTGGCCGACCACCTCATCGCGACCGAGCCCTCCAGCGAGTACTTCGAGCAGTGGAACGCCACGGACGGCGCCCCGCGGATCGGTCAGGGCGGTCCGGCCCGCGCGATCGGGCAGATCCCGATCTGCTGGGACCCGGACGAGCAGCGGGCGGTCGAGCGGGCGCACGAGCAGTTCCGCTGGTTCGCCGGCGGCTGGGCCGTCAACGCCGACCTGCCGACGACGGCCGGTTTCGCGGGAGCGACCCAGTTCGTCCGCCCCGAGGACGTGGCCGAGCAGATTCCCTGCGGGCCCGACCTCGACGCGATCGTCGAGGCGGTCAAGCCCTACTGGGAGGCGGGCTTCACGGACATCGCCCTGGTGCAGGTCGGTGGCGAGAGCCAGGACCAGTTCCTGGCCGAGTGCGCCGAGCCGCTGCTGGACAAGCTGCGCACCGCCGCCGGCTGA
- a CDS encoding ElyC/SanA/YdcF family protein, which produces MSGFSASAVLAVLLGGLLLPVLFVPYVGWSYRRRGTLSPGHAVVVAAAVVYATALWTYTIVPLPDPATLECAGDAPVQLLPLASLGDVDVATHGLRDPALVQLVANVALFVPFGMLVRHLLAPRRPAWVVVLAAAGTSLLVELTQLTGVWGLYPCAYRIFDVDDLLTNTLGATLGLLLAPLLRRIPGQGTVPVAQARVVGRGRRLVGMAVDVAAVHVPALVLYVGLALVARHRGWLGPDPAYDRLYGGVLLGVSLVLLLLVPRLTRGATPGQLLTYVRPVTEDGSAPDVRALLLRWASGSGAYFLLLSAGSLLRQDALGVLAHAWLVLAGAVVLLRHPRGLSGYVAGLTVVDSRDPGSTVSRARGVDPRSLTVAVLAVVTVAYLGYAAFAALAQVAPGVGAGVGLLGLLVLVLATLAVVPYLVVNGVVTVRREGLGALTVLPLVTAAAAVAVPVAVVVSILVGSRWWAALAVAVLAVSGYLGLLFVPFLVYGQWYARRRPDGPVDAVVVLGSRVFDDRVPPLLAARVDRGIEVLHEQLARDPGAPTVLVCSGGQGPDETMPEGTAMARYAVEHGAPAERVLAETASRTTEENLVLSRQLLHDKGLGEVVVVVTNDFHAFRAGIIAREVGVVADVVGAPTARYYFPAAVLREFVGVLARTSRLHAAVAGLLALVAAGLTVLLLG; this is translated from the coding sequence GTGTCCGGGTTCAGCGCGTCGGCGGTGCTCGCCGTGCTGCTCGGCGGGCTCCTCCTGCCGGTCCTCTTCGTGCCGTACGTGGGGTGGAGCTACCGCCGCCGGGGGACGCTGAGCCCCGGGCACGCCGTGGTCGTCGCCGCGGCGGTGGTCTACGCCACGGCGCTGTGGACCTACACGATCGTCCCGCTGCCCGACCCGGCAACGCTGGAGTGCGCGGGCGACGCCCCCGTCCAGCTCCTCCCCCTGGCCTCGCTGGGCGACGTCGACGTCGCGACCCACGGGCTGCGCGACCCCGCGCTGGTGCAGCTGGTCGCCAACGTCGCGCTCTTCGTGCCCTTCGGCATGCTGGTGCGGCACCTGCTCGCGCCCCGCCGGCCCGCCTGGGTGGTGGTGCTCGCCGCGGCAGGCACCTCGCTGCTGGTCGAGCTGACCCAGCTGACCGGCGTCTGGGGCCTTTACCCCTGCGCCTACCGGATCTTCGACGTCGACGACCTGCTGACGAACACGCTGGGGGCCACCCTCGGCCTGCTGCTGGCACCGCTCCTGCGCCGGATCCCCGGGCAGGGCACCGTGCCGGTCGCGCAGGCGCGGGTGGTGGGGCGCGGCCGGCGTCTGGTGGGGATGGCGGTCGACGTCGCCGCGGTGCACGTGCCGGCGCTCGTGCTCTACGTCGGCCTCGCCCTGGTGGCCCGCCACCGCGGCTGGCTCGGACCGGACCCTGCCTACGACCGCCTCTACGGCGGCGTCCTGCTCGGCGTCTCCCTGGTCCTCCTGCTGCTCGTCCCCCGCCTGACCCGCGGGGCCACCCCGGGCCAGCTGCTCACCTACGTCCGTCCGGTGACTGAGGACGGCAGCGCGCCGGACGTGCGCGCCCTGCTGCTGCGGTGGGCCAGCGGGTCCGGTGCCTACTTCCTCCTCCTCTCCGCGGGGTCGCTGCTGCGGCAGGACGCCCTGGGGGTGCTCGCCCACGCCTGGCTGGTCCTCGCGGGGGCGGTGGTCCTGCTGCGGCACCCGCGCGGCCTGTCGGGCTACGTCGCGGGCCTCACGGTCGTGGACTCGCGCGACCCCGGCTCGACCGTCAGCCGGGCGCGCGGCGTGGACCCCCGCAGCCTGACCGTGGCCGTGCTCGCCGTGGTCACGGTCGCCTACCTGGGCTACGCCGCGTTCGCCGCCCTGGCGCAGGTGGCGCCGGGCGTCGGGGCCGGCGTCGGGCTCCTCGGCCTGCTCGTCCTCGTCCTGGCGACGCTGGCCGTCGTCCCCTACCTGGTCGTCAACGGCGTGGTGACCGTGCGGCGCGAGGGTCTCGGTGCGCTCACCGTGCTGCCGCTGGTCACCGCCGCGGCCGCCGTCGCGGTCCCGGTGGCCGTGGTGGTCAGCATCCTGGTCGGGTCCCGGTGGTGGGCGGCGCTCGCGGTGGCGGTGCTGGCGGTGAGCGGCTACCTGGGTCTCCTCTTCGTCCCCTTCCTGGTCTACGGCCAGTGGTACGCCCGCCGTCGGCCCGACGGGCCGGTCGACGCGGTCGTCGTGCTCGGCTCGCGAGTCTTCGACGACCGGGTGCCGCCGCTGCTGGCTGCCCGGGTCGACCGCGGGATCGAGGTCCTGCACGAGCAGCTGGCGCGGGACCCCGGCGCCCCCACCGTGCTCGTCTGCTCCGGTGGCCAGGGGCCGGACGAGACGATGCCGGAGGGGACGGCGATGGCCCGGTATGCCGTCGAGCACGGCGCCCCGGCGGAGCGCGTCCTGGCGGAGACCGCCTCACGGACGACCGAGGAGAACCTCGTGCTCTCCCGCCAGCTGCTGCACGACAAGGGGCTCGGTGAGGTGGTGGTCGTGGTGACTAACGACTTCCACGCCTTCCGGGCCGGGATCATCGCCCGCGAGGTCGGCGTCGTGGCGGACGTGGTCGGGGCCCCCACCGCCCGCTACTACTTCCCCGCGGCCGTGCTCCGCGAGTTCGTGGGTGTGCTGGCCCGCACCTCGCGCCTGCACGCCGCCGTCGCGGGGCTGCTGGCGCTCGTCGCGGCTGGCCTCACCGTCCTGCTGCTCGGTTGA
- a CDS encoding MFS transporter codes for MTHREHGHARGSAAYRRLLAALLCAGVATFAQLYSPQGVLPQIAADLGTTADRAALTVSAATLGLALAVVPWSFVGDRFGRLRSMVVAVVGATVLGLVSAWAPTFEAVLVLRFLEGAALGGVPALAMAYLNEEVHERSAAVAAGWFVGGTTIGGLLGRVVATPVADVTSWRVGMTTVSAMAALAAVAFVVLAPRERRFVAVRGVGVLAQTRRVLVNLQDRALVGLYLSAFLLMGGFVAVYNYLGFRLVQAPYLLPGWAVGLIFLAYLAGTVSAPRAGELAARHGRYAVLVASVLVMIAGLLLTLAGPLWLVLTGLLVLTGGFFGAHSIASGWAGARAVTARGQSTGLYNLAYYGGSSVLGWAGGLAYEAVGWGGVVAFVAAAATATLVVQHVLVRER; via the coding sequence GTGACCCATCGCGAGCACGGGCACGCCCGCGGCAGCGCCGCGTACCGGCGCCTCCTGGCGGCCCTCCTGTGCGCCGGGGTGGCGACCTTCGCCCAGCTCTACTCCCCGCAGGGCGTCCTGCCGCAGATCGCTGCCGACCTCGGCACCACCGCCGACCGGGCCGCGCTGACCGTCTCGGCCGCGACCCTCGGGCTGGCGCTCGCCGTCGTGCCCTGGTCGTTCGTCGGCGACCGCTTCGGCCGGCTGCGGTCGATGGTGGTGGCCGTCGTGGGCGCCACCGTGCTGGGGCTGGTGTCGGCGTGGGCGCCGACCTTCGAGGCCGTGCTGGTGCTGCGGTTCCTCGAGGGCGCGGCCCTCGGCGGCGTGCCGGCGCTGGCGATGGCCTACCTCAACGAGGAGGTCCACGAGCGGTCGGCGGCCGTGGCAGCGGGGTGGTTCGTCGGCGGGACGACGATCGGTGGGCTGCTCGGCCGGGTTGTGGCCACCCCGGTGGCGGACGTCACCTCGTGGCGCGTCGGCATGACGACCGTGTCGGCCATGGCGGCGCTCGCCGCGGTCGCCTTCGTCGTGCTCGCGCCACGCGAGCGCCGGTTCGTGGCGGTCCGCGGTGTCGGGGTGCTCGCCCAGACCAGACGGGTGCTCGTCAACCTCCAGGACCGCGCGCTGGTCGGCCTCTACCTGTCCGCGTTCCTGCTGATGGGCGGCTTCGTCGCGGTCTACAACTACCTCGGCTTCCGCCTCGTGCAGGCGCCCTACCTGCTGCCCGGGTGGGCGGTCGGGCTCATCTTCCTCGCGTACCTGGCCGGCACGGTCTCGGCCCCCCGCGCCGGTGAGCTCGCCGCACGGCACGGGAGGTATGCCGTGCTCGTCGCCAGCGTGCTCGTCATGATCGCCGGTCTTCTCCTCACGCTGGCCGGGCCGCTGTGGCTGGTGCTGACCGGTCTCCTCGTCCTCACGGGCGGCTTCTTCGGCGCACACTCGATCGCGTCCGGCTGGGCCGGTGCCCGGGCGGTGACGGCCCGTGGGCAGTCGACCGGCCTCTACAACCTGGCCTACTACGGCGGCTCGAGCGTGCTCGGCTGGGCGGGTGGCCTGGCCTACGAGGCCGTGGGATGGGGCGGGGTGGTGGCCTTCGTGGCGGCGGCGGCCACGGCGACGCTGGTGGTCCAGCACGTGCTGGTGCGCGAGCGGTAG
- a CDS encoding ROK family transcriptional regulator, with amino-acid sequence MQTSDVFELLRDGRPRTKAQLAEAMGLARSTVAARVEVLMRLGLVVPHGDARSTGGRPPSLFAMNPSARVVAAVDLGATHAVAALTDLSGTVLGETREALDIADGPDVVLAWVAAAVEGLLRRTKRPVSDLIAMGIGLPGPVEHSTGRPINPPIMPGWDRYDVPAHLQRTFPVPVLIDNDVNIMALGEQRTHLPDVPDLIFLKVATGIGAGIISGNQLQRGAQGTAGDLGHVRVARADGVLCRCGNEGCLEAVAAGPALAASLQELEVGAATTQDVIDLVRQGDRAALQVVRQAGRDIGEVVATSVNLLNPSFVVIGGRLADAGEHLLAGIREVVYQRSLPLATQHLQVVASRAGAHAGVLGAAFLAIDHALSPEAIEAASARVASA; translated from the coding sequence GTGCAGACCAGCGACGTGTTCGAGCTCCTGCGCGACGGCCGCCCGCGGACGAAGGCGCAGCTGGCCGAGGCCATGGGGCTGGCGCGGTCGACCGTCGCCGCGCGGGTGGAGGTGCTGATGCGGCTGGGCCTGGTCGTCCCGCACGGCGATGCGCGGTCGACGGGCGGACGGCCCCCGTCCCTCTTCGCGATGAACCCGTCTGCACGGGTCGTGGCCGCCGTCGACCTCGGGGCCACGCACGCCGTCGCCGCCCTGACCGACCTGTCCGGCACGGTCCTCGGTGAGACGCGTGAGGCGCTGGACATCGCGGACGGGCCCGACGTCGTGCTGGCCTGGGTCGCCGCCGCGGTCGAGGGCCTCCTGAGGCGGACGAAGCGGCCGGTGAGCGACCTCATCGCGATGGGGATCGGCCTCCCCGGCCCGGTCGAGCACTCCACCGGCCGCCCGATCAACCCACCGATCATGCCGGGCTGGGACCGGTATGACGTGCCGGCCCACCTGCAGCGCACCTTCCCCGTGCCGGTGCTCATCGACAACGACGTCAACATCATGGCGCTGGGCGAGCAGCGGACCCACCTGCCCGACGTCCCCGACCTGATCTTCCTCAAGGTGGCGACCGGCATCGGCGCGGGCATCATCTCCGGCAACCAGCTGCAGCGCGGCGCCCAGGGGACGGCCGGCGACCTCGGGCACGTGCGGGTGGCGCGGGCCGACGGGGTGCTGTGCCGCTGCGGCAACGAGGGCTGCCTCGAGGCGGTCGCGGCCGGCCCCGCGCTCGCGGCGAGCCTGCAGGAGCTCGAGGTGGGGGCGGCGACCACGCAGGACGTCATCGACCTGGTCCGCCAGGGCGACCGCGCGGCGTTGCAGGTCGTGCGCCAGGCCGGCCGCGACATCGGCGAGGTGGTCGCCACCTCCGTCAATTTGCTCAACCCCTCGTTCGTCGTCATCGGCGGGCGCCTGGCCGACGCCGGCGAGCACCTGCTGGCCGGCATCCGCGAGGTCGTCTACCAGCGCTCCCTGCCCCTCGCCACCCAGCACCTGCAGGTCGTCGCCTCCCGCGCGGGGGCGCACGCCGGTGTCCTCGGCGCGGCGTTCCTGGCCATCGACCACGCGCTGTCGCCCGAGGCGATCGAGGCGGCGAGCGCGAGGGTGGCTTCGGCCTGA